From Prosthecobacter vanneervenii, one genomic window encodes:
- a CDS encoding sulfatase-like hydrolase/transferase produces MKTLLTLSIALLAGSAWAKAPNILFILADDQSWSGTSVRMMPNEPGSAGREFHTPNLEKLAAQGMVFSQAYAAHCKCECSRASIQMGRTTSSLNATDKNSRNWNAPVTDSLVNTLKKADGSYRAAHFGKWQWFHTPESMGYDASDGITMNEDGDSTDPEDPKQSFGITRRARTFMEKQVKEGHPFFLQLSYYAVHQTPQALASTIKKYEGMPNAGKGGKGDRAVMAAMTEDLDTCVGEVLKTLDELRIAENTLVIYTSDNGGRTSLLNGGKGDLGEGGIREPMIIRCPGVKGGVYCATPVISYDLMATVLDFAAPGFPLPKGVEGGSWKPLLLSGGKEPVRRPIDRFVWHQVVEVEHPMSAIRKGDYKLLYFWDSKEGLLFDLVHDLGETRDLAKQNPQMAEKLQAELKAHLRAGLGEQAFAALERGEFPQGRGPKPGKGMGPGGKKKDGMKKGK; encoded by the coding sequence ATGAAAACACTTCTTACTCTGAGCATTGCGCTCCTGGCTGGCAGCGCCTGGGCCAAAGCGCCCAACATCCTTTTTATTCTTGCGGATGACCAGTCGTGGAGCGGGACCTCGGTGCGGATGATGCCCAATGAACCGGGCAGTGCGGGGCGGGAGTTTCACACTCCGAATTTGGAAAAACTCGCCGCGCAGGGCATGGTGTTCTCGCAGGCTTATGCAGCGCACTGCAAATGCGAGTGCTCGCGTGCCTCCATCCAGATGGGACGCACCACCAGCTCCCTCAATGCAACGGACAAAAACTCGCGGAACTGGAACGCGCCCGTGACGGATTCGCTGGTCAACACGCTGAAGAAGGCGGACGGCAGCTATCGCGCGGCCCACTTCGGCAAGTGGCAGTGGTTTCATACGCCGGAGTCCATGGGGTATGATGCCAGTGATGGGATCACCATGAACGAGGACGGAGACTCGACAGATCCGGAAGATCCGAAGCAGTCGTTTGGAATCACACGTCGCGCACGCACGTTCATGGAAAAGCAGGTGAAAGAGGGACATCCATTTTTCCTGCAGCTCTCCTACTATGCCGTGCATCAGACACCGCAGGCGCTGGCATCCACGATCAAAAAGTATGAAGGCATGCCAAATGCCGGAAAAGGAGGGAAGGGCGACCGTGCTGTGATGGCCGCCATGACGGAGGACCTTGACACCTGCGTGGGCGAGGTTTTGAAGACGCTCGATGAGCTCCGCATCGCGGAAAACACCCTCGTCATCTACACTTCGGACAATGGCGGGCGCACCAGCCTGCTGAATGGTGGAAAAGGAGATCTGGGAGAAGGTGGAATCCGCGAGCCAATGATCATTCGCTGCCCAGGAGTCAAAGGCGGCGTGTACTGTGCCACGCCCGTCATCAGCTACGATCTGATGGCCACTGTGCTGGATTTTGCCGCGCCTGGGTTTCCCCTGCCCAAGGGCGTCGAGGGCGGAAGCTGGAAGCCGCTGCTGCTGAGCGGTGGAAAAGAACCTGTGAGGCGGCCGATCGACCGCTTTGTCTGGCACCAGGTGGTGGAGGTGGAGCACCCGATGTCTGCGATCCGAAAAGGCGACTACAAGCTGCTCTATTTCTGGGACAGCAAGGAGGGGCTGCTTTTCGATCTGGTGCATGATCTGGGAGAGACGCGAGATCTGGCAAAGCAAAATCCCCAGATGGCGGAGAAACTGCAGGCCGAGCTCAAAGCCCATCTGCGTGCGGGGCTCGGAGAGCAGGCTTTTGCGGCTCTGGAGCGCGGCGAATTTCCCCAGGGACGAGGGCCCAAACCTGGCAAGGGCATGGGCCCCGGAGGCAAAAAGAAAGATGGCATGAAAAAGGGAAAGTGA
- a CDS encoding glycoside hydrolase family 2 TIM barrel-domain containing protein has protein sequence MRPVIALLLILSPLFLCAAPVQVTVDVKNGMSRGGKPYFVKGAGGESHLDILAARGGNSLRTWSTDRLEQTLQEAEKLGLTVSAGIWLEPECSWFSYSKPEHCARQQERVRQLVMQFRDHPALLAWGLGNEVEGDGSQAAFWQQLEKLALMVKENDPAHPTFTAVAGMTEQKAKGMNEHAPHLDYVGVNTYGGLFGLRAQLAKIGWTRPWLVTEWGPQGFWERPKSKSGAPMEQTSTEKAEMMRRGYDEVIAQGGACLGSYAFVWGWKYEATATWFGLLTHDGETTAAVDVLEEKWSGHAPPNRAPIIQPLKDTPLEAVATGTSLKVRAEAADPEGDALVWRWAMLPEKIGHNAGRRLRMPAAVEGAITSTEGDLAQVKAPKQPGKYRLHVWVSDGNGHAATANAPFEVK, from the coding sequence ATGCGCCCTGTTATCGCTCTGCTGCTGATTCTGTCCCCCTTGTTTCTCTGCGCCGCGCCTGTGCAGGTGACGGTGGATGTGAAGAATGGCATGTCTCGCGGCGGGAAGCCCTATTTCGTCAAAGGCGCGGGCGGGGAGTCGCATCTGGACATCCTGGCTGCACGAGGCGGAAACTCCCTGCGCACATGGAGTACTGACCGGCTGGAGCAGACGCTGCAGGAGGCGGAGAAGCTGGGGCTGACCGTGAGCGCCGGGATTTGGTTGGAGCCGGAATGCTCCTGGTTCTCGTATTCCAAGCCGGAACATTGCGCCAGACAGCAGGAGCGAGTGAGGCAGCTGGTGATGCAATTCCGCGATCATCCCGCGCTGCTGGCGTGGGGGCTGGGAAATGAGGTGGAGGGTGACGGGTCACAGGCAGCTTTTTGGCAGCAACTGGAGAAGCTGGCTCTGATGGTGAAGGAGAATGACCCTGCGCATCCGACCTTCACCGCCGTGGCTGGCATGACAGAACAAAAGGCGAAGGGAATGAACGAACATGCTCCGCATCTCGACTACGTCGGCGTCAATACTTATGGCGGTTTGTTCGGCCTGCGTGCGCAGCTGGCGAAGATTGGCTGGACACGTCCCTGGCTGGTCACGGAATGGGGGCCGCAGGGTTTTTGGGAGAGGCCGAAGAGCAAGTCTGGAGCACCCATGGAACAAACGAGCACTGAGAAGGCTGAAATGATGCGGCGTGGTTATGACGAAGTAATCGCCCAAGGCGGAGCGTGTCTGGGGAGCTATGCGTTTGTATGGGGCTGGAAGTATGAGGCCACGGCGACATGGTTCGGCCTGCTGACGCATGACGGGGAGACAACCGCGGCCGTGGATGTCCTGGAAGAAAAATGGAGCGGACATGCACCACCAAATCGTGCTCCCATCATCCAGCCGCTGAAGGATACTCCTTTGGAGGCAGTGGCCACAGGCACGTCACTCAAAGTTCGCGCCGAGGCCGCAGATCCTGAAGGGGATGCTCTCGTTTGGCGCTGGGCCATGCTGCCTGAAAAGATTGGCCACAATGCGGGGCGGCGCCTGCGGATGCCTGCTGCGGTCGAGGGGGCGATCACCTCGACCGAGGGGGATCTGGCCCAGGTGAAGGCGCCGAAACAACCCGGCAAATACCGGCTGCATGTCTGGGTCAGTGATGGAAACGGCCATGCTGCGACGGCGAATGCTCCCTTTGAGGTCAAGTAG
- a CDS encoding alpha-hydroxy acid oxidase, producing the protein MSEVFNSNYPSIEHLREKARRRVPRFAFEYLEGGCFSNINLQRNTDEIRQVQLRPWYLRDYPGSDLKTELFGIKYDAPFGVSPIGLQGLIWPKATEIIAKAAHQHNLPFTLSTVATASIETVAELTQGKAWFQLYHPAEDSLRDKLLQRVKDAGFPVLVILADTPTFAYRPKEIRNGLSIPPRMTLRNVIQMMLHPTWSFSQLAAGAPEFKTMKPYLPKGLNMKHLGLFMNKTFSGRLNPAKISAIRERWKGKLVVKGVVTEEDAETALGLGVDGFIVSNHGGRQLDAGQSTIKPLTELAKKFGHRTTVMLDSGLRSGPDVACALASGAKFTFMGRSFMYGVGALGKDGADHTMTMLKRQIKQVMEQVGCERVADLPKHLVA; encoded by the coding sequence ATGTCCGAAGTCTTCAATTCCAACTACCCCTCCATCGAACATCTTCGAGAGAAGGCCCGCCGCCGGGTGCCGCGATTTGCCTTTGAATACCTTGAGGGTGGCTGCTTTTCCAACATCAATCTCCAGCGCAACACGGATGAAATACGGCAGGTACAGCTGAGGCCGTGGTACCTGCGGGATTATCCGGGTTCAGACCTCAAGACGGAGCTTTTTGGCATCAAGTATGATGCGCCGTTTGGAGTCTCGCCCATCGGCCTGCAGGGGTTGATCTGGCCCAAGGCCACCGAGATCATCGCCAAGGCGGCGCATCAGCACAACCTGCCCTTCACCCTGAGTACCGTGGCCACGGCCAGCATAGAAACGGTGGCTGAGCTTACGCAAGGAAAGGCGTGGTTTCAGTTATACCATCCCGCAGAGGATTCACTGCGGGACAAGCTGCTGCAACGTGTGAAGGATGCGGGTTTCCCGGTGCTCGTCATCCTGGCAGATACGCCCACCTTTGCTTACCGGCCCAAGGAGATCCGCAACGGGCTCTCCATCCCGCCGCGCATGACGCTGCGCAATGTGATCCAGATGATGCTGCACCCCACGTGGTCCTTCAGCCAGCTCGCGGCCGGTGCGCCGGAGTTCAAGACCATGAAGCCCTATCTGCCAAAAGGGCTGAACATGAAACATCTCGGGCTCTTCATGAACAAGACTTTCTCTGGCCGCCTGAATCCCGCCAAGATCAGCGCCATTCGCGAGCGCTGGAAAGGCAAGCTGGTGGTGAAGGGCGTGGTGACTGAAGAAGACGCTGAGACGGCGCTGGGCCTGGGCGTGGACGGCTTCATCGTTTCAAATCACGGCGGCCGCCAGCTCGATGCCGGCCAGTCCACGATCAAGCCGCTCACCGAGCTGGCGAAGAAATTTGGACATCGCACCACCGTGATGCTGGACAGTGGTCTGCGTTCCGGCCCTGATGTGGCGTGTGCGCTGGCCAGCGGCGCCAAGTTTACCTTCATGGGGCGCTCCTTCATGTACGGGGTGGGAGCCCTGGGCAAAGACGGGGCAGACCACACCATGACGATGCTCAAGCGCCAGATCAAGCAGGTGATGGAGCAGGTGGGCTGTGAACGAGTGGCCGATCTGCCAAAGCATCTTGTGGCCTGA
- the truD gene encoding tRNA pseudouridine(13) synthase TruD: MISNPKALPYLHGCPLGRARFKVQPEDFMVEEILGFEPSGVGEHCLVWAEKRNLDSNAAAAQLADAVGIRRRLVSHCGLKDRHAVTRQWFSLHMPGQPSPEPEALESEGLKVLRITRNTRKLRRGIHQGNRFTIRLREPEFDADSARRRWSAIAAKGVPNFFGAQRFGNDGQNLSKALAMFRGEFNPGDRLLRGLLISSARSYLFNTVVAERMAAGTWDRPLAGEVFGFSDNGTILLPKNQRGDEVARFEKGIVELTAPLWGEGDLQSVGEVRDFELSVADRFPEITAGLKACDLRQERRVMRLRPLQPVMEVGADGGLSMRFDLPKGTYATAILRELAALDEAGHAEVDS; the protein is encoded by the coding sequence ATGATTTCAAATCCGAAGGCACTTCCCTATCTGCACGGCTGCCCTCTGGGCCGGGCACGGTTCAAGGTGCAGCCAGAGGATTTTATGGTGGAGGAGATCCTGGGCTTTGAGCCCTCGGGCGTGGGCGAGCACTGCCTGGTATGGGCAGAGAAGCGGAATCTGGACAGCAATGCCGCTGCCGCTCAGCTTGCGGACGCCGTGGGCATCCGGCGCAGGCTGGTGAGCCACTGCGGACTGAAGGATCGCCATGCGGTCACACGGCAATGGTTCAGCCTGCACATGCCAGGGCAGCCATCGCCAGAGCCTGAGGCGTTGGAATCCGAGGGGCTGAAGGTGCTGCGAATCACGCGCAACACTCGCAAGCTGCGCCGTGGCATTCACCAGGGCAACCGATTCACCATCCGCCTGCGTGAGCCGGAATTTGACGCGGATTCAGCCAGACGGCGGTGGAGTGCGATCGCTGCAAAGGGAGTGCCGAATTTTTTTGGTGCCCAACGCTTCGGCAATGACGGGCAGAATCTCTCGAAGGCGCTGGCGATGTTTCGTGGTGAGTTCAATCCGGGAGATCGACTGCTGCGCGGACTCCTCATCTCATCCGCACGAAGCTATCTTTTCAACACCGTGGTGGCGGAGCGCATGGCGGCAGGCACCTGGGACAGACCGCTTGCTGGCGAGGTCTTTGGATTCTCAGACAATGGCACCATTCTGCTGCCTAAAAACCAGCGTGGCGATGAGGTGGCAAGGTTTGAAAAAGGGATCGTGGAACTCACTGCGCCCTTGTGGGGAGAGGGAGATCTTCAGAGCGTGGGAGAGGTGCGTGATTTTGAGCTAAGCGTGGCAGACCGGTTTCCCGAAATCACCGCTGGTCTGAAAGCCTGCGATCTGCGGCAGGAGCGTCGGGTCATGCGCCTGCGGCCGCTGCAGCCTGTCATGGAGGTGGGGGCAGATGGCGGTCTTTCCATGCGGTTTGATCTTCCCAAAGGAACGTATGCCACCGCCATTCTGCGCGAGCTGGCGGCTCTGGATGAAGCCGGGCATGCGGAGGTGGATTCATAG